In the genome of Caldisphaera lagunensis DSM 15908, the window TATCTTGTGATAATAGTATAAATCTAGTTGATAATTCTCATTTGACTTTATATAGATTTCATTCTCATATAGATTATGAGAATAAATTTTCAGTTAGGATTAAGGCTTGGCCACTGCTTATATGAATTACAAATTATTCAATTATATATAGAAAATTTTTGCAATAAAAAGAATTACCATTTATTTATGAATTTATTAGATCGCGAGCCGATTTAATTATTCTTTATTAATATCTTAATTACTAAAATTTGTTTTAGTTATATAGATTATTAGAATAATTATTTGAATAATTTTAGATATTACTAAAAATTTTTAGGTGTTAAGTTGCTGAATTCATCCTATGATAGGACCTTCATTCAGTTACATTTTTATTTCCGTTAGGTTTAAAAATGGGACCTAATATTTTGGAAAGATATTGCTACACTTAATGGATAAATATTAATGTCTCAAAATAAAAACAATATTATTTTCACTTCTTATTTATATATAAATAATGCAAAAATCCATTTGGGGTTATTCTTACAACCCTAAATCTATTAAAACCACATAGCTTAAACTTATCTATTATTTTTGTAACGTTATCATAACTAAAATGTACTTCCATAACATATGAATTAACTCTGTTTAAATAACTGCATGGAGTGTTAACTAATGATATCTCGCGTCCTTCACAATCCATTTTAACTAAATCATAGTTATCTTGTATAATTTCTTCAGGAGTAATTAGTTGAAAGCATAAATTTCCTTTTCTTAATCCAGTTGCATTTAAATCTTCAGAGACACACATTTCTTTATCATATCCAACGCTTTTTGCTTCGACATCTATAGGCAATCCATTCCTTTCAAGGTTTTTAGCTGCTAAATCATAATATACAGGTTCATAAACTTTAACGTGATTTGCTCCAAAGTTATAAAAGAATAAAGCTGAATCCCCTATATAACCACCAATGTCTATTATGTCATACCCTTTTACTTTTGTAGGATATGGGCAATTATTATTGTGTTTTTTGCAATTAATTAACATCTTAATATATTCCCAAAGAGGATCTAGGCCTGCTATTTTATTTATTGGAATTCCTATCTTATATTTCAAGAAATTGACTATTATTTCATTGCTTTCGATGTTATAACCAAAAATTTTAGCATATAGTATCGATTTTAATGTTGGAAAATCTGCATAGTAAATTTTGTTGTTAAATTTTAATTTGACTTTCCTACTTTTAGATTTATTGTATTTTAAGATTATATCAAAGCTTTTAATAGTTTCTAAAAACTTTGTATTTAGAAGGTATTTTAATGTCTGCATTTCGTAATTATTATTAAAACCATCTTCTATAATTAAACCATTATCCATAATTAAATCCATTTATTAATGAGAAAACTAAGTTTTTATATTTATATAATTCCCTATATTATAAAATTATACGTGTTCATAATACAAAAAGATTTTTATAGATAAACTAAACTCAAGATTATTAGATTTTAATAAATTAATCTCAAATGAACACTAAACTATTTTAAATTTTATTTTATTAGTGTTTAATAATATCATGACCAATATTTACGAAATATATTTTATTATATTAATTTTATTTATTCAATGCATAAGCTAAAATTGTTTTTGGATAGTATTATACAAATTTCTTTAATCAATATTTGGAAATTGTTTCCCAATATATAATAACATCGTGATATTTTGCAATAAGATCAAAATTGAACCATTATCTATTATATCACTTTTTAAACGCATAAAATATTTAGTTTTGTTTTTAATGCCCAGCCTAAAATAAAGCTTTATTTTTTATTAATTTATTGTATGCAAAATATAATATAAATATATATGGTTCTTAGTTATTATATTTATATACATTAATGATTATTTTAAGACAACAATCTTTATTATTTTTATAATATGTAAGTATTTAAATCCCTCTATATTGGCTAAATAATATTTTTTATAATAAATTTTAATTTTATAGATTCTATTATGTCTATATATGAAGTATTTTATTTGAATTTATTTTAGAAAATTATTTTTACAAAATTAATGATTTAAAGTGTTTGGCTATTAATTTCTAATCTTTCATTTATTAATTTAATTAAACTTATAAACTTGCTTAAAATCTTTTATTTGGGATAAAAATGATTTGTGTTGGGATACCTACATATAATAGATCCGAAATATTCAATAGATCCCTTTTAAGTTTTTACAACAATAATTATATAGATTTGATATTAGTGGTTGCTGATGCCGATAAAAAAGTTGAAGCAAATAGGTATAAGCAAATTTTGGACCAATTTAATAAAAAAATTTATTATCAAGTAAATATTGGCCGAAGTGGGAGTGTGAATTCAAGGAATAAAATACTTATCTTGGGCTACGAACTTGGATGCGACGAATTAATAATGGCAGATGATGATTATATTTTAATAGATAATAAAACGCCTCTAATACTTTCATTACATATAAAAAATGGTGCAGGTATGTGTGGAGGAAAAGTTATAAATCTGGCAAGAAGATCCATTGATCCTGATTTTTTCTTAAACACTATAATTGCAGATAACTTATCAGATATTACTGGCTATGTTTTTTTAGATATAAAGCATGGTCCAAGATATGCCAAGTATGTTCCACATTTCTTTTCTATAGATGGGGATATATTAAATAAGGTCAGATACGATAAGTTATATGATACGCCAACGGCTTTTAGGGAAGAAAGTGATTTACAAAGACAAATAAGATCATTGGGCTTTAATATAGTTTTTGATCCGAGGGCTTGGATAATACATTTAGATATCGAAGAAGGTGGTGATAGGAATAATATGGATGAAAATAAAAGACTTTATTGGAAATCGTTCGGATCAACATCATTTATACTTAAATGGGAAAAAAATATTAAACTCTTATCTAAACTCGTAATGGCGTCAATGATAATAATATCCTATAGACCAATGCGATTTATAAGTATATTTAAAGGAAT includes:
- a CDS encoding glycosyltransferase family 2 protein — its product is MICVGIPTYNRSEIFNRSLLSFYNNNYIDLILVVADADKKVEANRYKQILDQFNKKIYYQVNIGRSGSVNSRNKILILGYELGCDELIMADDDYILIDNKTPLILSLHIKNGAGMCGGKVINLARRSIDPDFFLNTIIADNLSDITGYVFLDIKHGPRYAKYVPHFFSIDGDILNKVRYDKLYDTPTAFREESDLQRQIRSLGFNIVFDPRAWIIHLDIEEGGDRNNMDENKRLYWKSFGSTSFILKWEKNIKLLSKLVMASMIIISYRPMRFISIFKGIRDSLYNFKNKNNEVLPEK